ATGTTCAATCCCCCTGGCATCTTCCTGTCAGACTGCAGGGACCTGCATTGGGAGAAAGTGATAATAAGCCCCGAGGTGCCTGACCCCAGCCTTTGACAGTCATGTTTCTCCCAGAGATGCCAATCCCAACCAGCTGGTTAAATGATGCCACCAAGAACTCGTGACAGGGAGAACATCTCCCGTGCTCCTAGCACCCCAAGggatccctcctgccctgccacctGGCCTCACCCACCTTCCTTGCTACATTCCCAAATCTGCTAAACCCCTAGGGATTGCTTGCTTTGGCAAGTGTAAACCCTGGCTGGTGTTCAACAGGGTCTGGCCACAGGGCCGTGGGGTAGGAGGCTCCCATGGGCTGTAAGTGGTGCCAGCACactcagcccagggctgtgccacctCCCCCAGCAGGGACCCGATGCCTggatcacagcagcagcaccccaacACATTCCCACCCCAAGGGAACTCCTTAAGCTGGgaccccctccaccctggagctggctgctccTTGCTCCCCATGCAGTAGTTATGCTCCACAGAGGACAGGCAACCAAATGCACCTTTTCCTGATGCTGAGAGGGGATCAAGGGCTGGATGGTGGCAGGTAGGTGAGGATGGGAAGAGACCCTGGAGCCACCTGAAATACAACATGATGATCACTGTGAAGAAGCCTGTTATTATCACAGCTCAAGGTATTGTGATTTGCTGCAAAActtcctgcagccctgagtAACACTGTGCTCAGACAGGGAACACGAACAGCCTATCTCTGAATAAGCCTTCTCCTTGTTATGCTATCATTAGAACAAATTGTCTGTCTCTGAGcaaaaacagagaaggaaagacACTGTTATCTAGCTGCTGTTGACAAGCAATTAACTCGGCTTTGGGTCATGCAAGCTCCTTCACTCCGTGCTCCCCCATCCCTCAGCTCATGCCAGTTCTGCTTCCCAGCTTCTTTGTGTACCACACCAAGAGACTGTCCCTGCCTCTCTGTGTCTTGGGTCCCCTCTGTCCTACTGATAGCTACCCTCCAGCTTATCCATCTGGCCCCATGGGATCTCCTCACTGAAGCAGAGGAGCCCAGTCTCCTTCTGGGCACGCAAAATGCACCAGGGTGTCTCTGCTCAGGGAGCCTGAGGCCACCTTTCAGCTTTGGAAGCCAGCACTCACCTTTTTGAGGAAGAGCCTGCAGCTTTGCCACTCGCTTAGGGGGAGACCTCCAGTCCAGCCCACGCAGTGGTAGCGGGAGGATGCAGAGCACAGAAGAGTTTATCTGGGCAGCTCGGTCATCCCATCACTCCTGCCTGGTGCTCCgctgcctccccctgcccgccaccagctctgctccctcttctcctggagctcctctcctctctctctgactcccccttttccctccctctgctcttgctgctgATCCATAGTTCtctcttgttttttttcccctctccctgaGGTTGGGTTTGAAGTTAACTCCTCTCTGCCCAGCTTTCCTGCAggctcagctgctccctgctcctcctgctgagAAGGGGGTGGCAGAGAGAAAGCTCACTACTCTCTGATGgaaaagggaggaggaaagggtCCCTTGGACCTCAGCAGCCACTTCTCAAAGCTGGGTGTTCAGAATGTGTTTTCCAACACCTCCAGGGAGCGTAAATACCCCATAACTGTGAGCTTATTTCTGCCCGGTCCCTCAAATAGAGGGTCCTAAACCCTCTGCAGGATGAGCAATTAATTGCTGCTACTAGATGTCATTAATTAATTGTTAGTAGCACTGAGCAGATTTAGCCTCTCCCACAATGTCTGacccagggaaggaggagaaagcTGGTTTTGGATTCCATCCAGTCCAGGTCTCCACTCCACCAGTACTACAGTATGGGAGGGAGGACAAAACCTCCACGATGGCCACCTCCAGAGGTCCAGCTCCATCACAGCTGCCTGGAGACACACGGGGGCTGGCTGATGTACCAGGAGAGGACAGTGACATGCAGCCCTACTGCCATGCCCATCCTGGCGACAGGACCTGTGCCCTGAGGATTTCCAGCTGCACTGAGCGCAGCTTGGTGATCCTTTCTCAGCCAGACTCAAAGGCCACCAGCTTCCCTTTACTGGGAAGGTTGTGGGTACCTCTTCCAATGACGGTGCAGGATGTGGAGAAGGAGGCGCTGGCCCCTTCccctccacagcagcccagattatCCCCATTGGCTCGGTGTCAGGAGGGACCATGCGGCTTCTCCCCCCCCACCTGCCCCTCTGGTGGGAAGGAGCGAGGTGTCCCCGCCGGCTCCCTATCAGCAGGGAAAGTaagcagggaaaaggggaaggccATGCCTCGGGACGCGGTGATAACCCAGGGGATGCGGCAGAGTGCGAGCCGGCAGCCGGGCACAGCCCGTCACAGCGCTGCTGGCCATGGAGGGGCCGCACGGCAGCcgcctcctcctgctcctctgcctgctcccgGCACCGGCCGTGCCAGGCCCACCGCCGCCTCGGGAGCCGCCGGCCAGCACGGCGGACCCCGCGGCGCAGCTGCTGCggggccagccctggctgccggCGCGGCCCTACGGCCTGTCGCTGTCCCCCGAGGATTACCGCTACGCGCCCCAGCCCCGGCACCTGCGCCCCGGGCGGCTGCGCCGGCTGCTGGGCCCGGCCTTCGACCCCTTCTGGATGGCGACCGAGGAGCCCCGCGGCCGCAACGGGAGCACCCTCGAGGAGAACCTGGAGTCcgtgagcagggagctggccGAGGGCGCCGGGCGGTATCGCCGCAAGCTGTGGCGAGAGgcggaggggctggagctgcccgcCCTGCTGCCCCCCGGGCCCgagctgcccccagagctggCGGCGGCTGCGGCCCGCCGCCTGCGGCAGTGGCTGGTGGAACGGGCCGCCTGCCGCCTCACCTCCGCCTGGGTGGACCTGGGGCCCGTCTTCTGGCCGCGCTGGGTGCGCCACACCACGTGCGAGAGCGGGCCCGCCGGCTGCTCCTGGCCCCCCGGCATGGCCTGCCGGCCCGCGCAGCTCAGCCGCATCCAGCTGCtggcctggcactgctggggcccGCAGCAGCCCGGGCCCCCGAGCTGCACCTGGCGCCACATCCCCTACCCCGTCGTGGCCGCCTGCAAGTGCTCCTGCCGCTGAGGGGGGCTCGGAGGTACCCCCCGGCGCCTGGTCCTGCAGCCAAAAGGCCTGAAGAGGCAAACATCGGCCTGGACCCACCCTCGGAGCGGGGGGAAGTCCCCCgaaaaagaaataaacctcCAGGAAGGAAGTGGGGATGGTCCTTGCTGTGTCTCGCCAAAACCCCTGGGTGGTGGCTGCTTTGCCCCTCATCCACCAGCGGCATCAGCACCAGCGGAGGCCCTTGTGCAGCATCCATCTCCAGCAAAGGATGAGGGATGGAGAAATTATGGCACTGAATGGCAGGTTCAGACCCCCTCTGCACCAGCCCCAGACAGCTCAGTCCAAGCTGCggcatccctgcctgcctggctgggctgcagtgATGGAGCCAGGGCAAGGGAATTCCAGCAAAAGGTAGAGGTGGGTCACTGCTCAGGGTGGAAACAGCAATGTGGAGAGGGCTGCAGTCAATCAGTGGGCAGTGGGGTATTTTGGGACTGCAGTAAGGCAGCCTAGTGACAGTAGATGTGGGAGGTGGGCCATgacccagggctgggagcattTGTGGGGCTAGGTGTACATGAAAACGGGATGGGATAGGATCCCCCCCACTATGCCACACTGCAGAGGGTGACAGCTCCAGACTCAGGACTGCCTGAGCAGCACACAGGGTGTGGGGTAGGTCAGGGAGCCTGGGGTGGGAACTGCATCCTCAAAAAGCAGCACCTGCCTCTATATTTCACTCAGCAAAACAATCCTCTGCTTTCTGGGCTAAAAGCTGCCTAGAGCTGTAGATCAGACCTAGGCTGGAAGGCCTTGAAGCAATAAAGAGCAGGATGTGCCTCAATTCAGTATTAACATGATGCCTCCAAGTCAATGAGTACGGCATTATTCATTACCAGTGTGCCATCATCTGACCCTCCCGCTTTCCTGGCATTCCAGCAGCACACAGTCTGCTCCCCAGACAGCTCCACAGCCTGCTGCTGAGCTTGGCCTTGAAGCAGGCAGAGTGCAGGGAGCTGGCTGCTGAGGCACCCGGGAGATACGGGGGTGAGAGGGAGGTCAGTGTGTCTGCTGAGGAGCAGAAGGGCGAGCCCACACGTGCATGCAAAAACAATGGTGAGCATCACAGGCTGCTCTTGCTGCTCTGgcctgcagctgagcagagaGACATCcgtggggctgctctgccaatGAGGAGGACCTGAAAGCTGGAGCAGGGTTAAACTGCTTGGGTTGTGTGCCCTGAGTGGAGCAGAGGCATCAGCAGGGATGCCTGCAGAGAGGGAGACCAGGGCTGGAGACCAGCAGGACAGGAATgtgagggagggagggtggTACAGGTGTGCAATGGAGGTGTGCAGGCAGGGGGAGCAAGGGGTGCACATGCACTGGGCTCAAACCAGCAGTGATTCAGTTTAGGGCCTCAAACCTCCCCGAGCCCATCTAGCTGAACTTTCATCTCTTCCAGGTTGCACAAGGAGCTTGAGAGCAATCTCCCTGCCTTCCCCATGCCAAAATACTGCCTGTTGAAAAGGGTTTGCAGCACTGTGAGGGCCTGGTGCCACAGAAAGGGAACTCCATACCACAGTTTatcagcaggctgagctcaagGCCTGTGGGAATGGAAAATTAAACAAATTCAGCACACAGTTATACTACCAGCTGTTCTAAAAGGGTCTGGCTGCAGTGCAATTGAA
The nucleotide sequence above comes from Passer domesticus isolate bPasDom1 chromosome 5, bPasDom1.hap1, whole genome shotgun sequence. Encoded proteins:
- the LOC135300628 gene encoding noggin-like → MEGPHGSRLLLLLCLLPAPAVPGPPPPREPPASTADPAAQLLRGQPWLPARPYGLSLSPEDYRYAPQPRHLRPGRLRRLLGPAFDPFWMATEEPRGRNGSTLEENLESVSRELAEGAGRYRRKLWREAEGLELPALLPPGPELPPELAAAAARRLRQWLVERAACRLTSAWVDLGPVFWPRWVRHTTCESGPAGCSWPPGMACRPAQLSRIQLLAWHCWGPQQPGPPSCTWRHIPYPVVAACKCSCR